A window of Oncorhynchus nerka isolate Pitt River linkage group LG4, Oner_Uvic_2.0, whole genome shotgun sequence contains these coding sequences:
- the LOC115123914 gene encoding ras-related protein Rab-5A: MANRGGATRPNGSNAGNKICQFKLVLLGESAVGKSSLVLRFVKGQFHEFQESTIGAAFLTQTVCLDDTTVKFEIWDTAGQERYHSLAPMYYRGAQAAIVVYDITNEESFARAKNWVKELQRQASPNIVIALSGNKADLASKRAVDFQDARSYADDNSLLFMETSAKTSMNVNEIFMAIAKRLPKSEPAAAGANSGRNRGVDLTEAAQPTKAPCCSN, encoded by the exons ATGGCCAACAGGGGAGGTGCTACGAGACCCAACGGGTCTAATGCTGGGAACAAGATCTGCCAGTTCAAGTTAGTGCTGCTGGGGGAGTCGGCGGTGGGCAAGTCCAGCCTGGTGCTCCGCTTTGTCAAGGGCCAGTTCCACGAGTTCCAGGAGAGCACCATAGGAG CGGCcttcctgacccagacagtgtGTCTAGACGACACGACGGTGAAGTTTGAGATCTGGGATACGGCGGGACAGGAGCGCTACCACAGCCTGGCGCCCATGTACTACAGAGGGGCGCAGGCCGCCatcgtggtctacgacatcacaAATGAG GAGTCATTTGCCCGGGCCAAGAACTGGGTGAAGGAGCTGCAGAGACAAGCCAGCCCCAACATTGTCATCGCTTTGTCAGGCAACAAGGCTGACCTCGCCAGCAAGAGAGCCGTCGACTTCCAG GATGCCCGGTCTTATGCAGACGACAACAGCTTGCTCTTCATGGAGACGTCGGCCAAGACATCTATGAATGTGAACGAGATATTCATGGCTATTG CGAAAAGATTGCCCAAGAGCGAGCCTGCAGCCGCTGGAGCTAACAGTGGGCGGAACAGGGGTGTCGACCTAACTGAAGCCGCCCAGCCAACCAAGGCCCCCTGCTGCAGTAACTAA